A part of Pectinophora gossypiella chromosome Z, ilPecGoss1.1, whole genome shotgun sequence genomic DNA contains:
- the LOC126379781 gene encoding heparanase-like: MLSNKRLVAVCAIAFCCNIAGLVFFVKYNVGDRCYATIDEHHVVAAMIPDDFLSFGIDASEIQNYDQVDFGKHKLRKLARALAPARLRLGGTMSERLIFSKDDTTTVSCEHCPFNTTKSFCHAIKRLCKHKFLPFFIMTGKKWSDINEFCKVTGIKLLFSFNVLLRDQHNEWSEINAAEILEYSRHNGYDVDWQLGNEPNSFHHVFNISITPNMLAKDFKNLRKLLNRNGYKKSLIVGPDTTRPQPHRPECLEYMKEFLGNASHSINVRSWHQYYLNGREAKIEDFWNPDTFDLLRGQIETMKNHTLKYSHIPMWLSETSSAYGGGAPGLSNSYAGSPIWVDKLGLSAKNNITTVIRQSFVGGNYSLVDKDLEPLPDWWVSVLYKKLVGNKVLHIDCHCSRFQRMYAHCTNKKYTNDSTAITIYAVNLEMAKVKFLLNGTALHGDNLQIDEFIISAPSNNRRSKTVLLNGWPLYYESSVPEFEPQHLKYGNHISMPPYSIGFWVIKNTSIKVCT, encoded by the coding sequence atgctGTCCAACAAACGATTGGTGGCTGTCTGTGCCATAGCATTCTGTTGTAATATAGCTGGATTGGTATTTTTCGTTAAATACAATGTTGGTGATCGCTGTTATGCCACTATTGATGAGCACCATGTAGTAGCTGCAATGATTCCAGATGATTTCCTCAGTTTTGGCATAGATGCCTCCGAGATACAAAACTATGATCAGGTAGACTTTGGAAAGCATAAGTTGAGAAAACTCGCGAGGGCGCTGGCGCCGGCTAGGCTCCGACTCGGCGGTACAATGTCTGAGCGCCTCATATTCAGTAAAGATGATACTACTACTGTCTCTTGCGAACACTGTCCATTCAATACTACAAAGAGTTTCTGCCATGCTATAAAAAGACTGTGCAAACACAAATTTCTGCCATTTTTCATTATGACAGGCAAAAAGTGGAGTGATATAAATGAGTTCTGCAAAGTTACCGGTATAAAATTACTGTTCAGCTTTAATGTACTTCTTCGAGACCAGCACAATGAGTGGAGTGAAATAAATGCTGCTGAAATTTTGGAATATTCCAGGCACAATGGGTATGATGTAGATTGGCAGCTTGGCAATGAACCCAATTCCTTTCATCACGTTTTTAATATCAGTATTACTCCTAACATGTTAGcaaaagattttaaaaatctccgCAAACTTCTAAACCGTAATGGTTATAAGAAATCTCTAATAGTTGGACCTGATACTACTAGACCTCAACCACACCGGCCAGAATGCCTGGAATATATGAAGGAGTTTTTAGGAAATGCCTCTCATTCTATTAATGTTCGCTCTTGGCATCAGTATTATCTCAATGGAAGAGAAGCCAAAATAGAAGATTTTTGGAATCCTGATACTTTTGATTTATTGAGGGGTCAAATAGAGACTATGAAGAATCATACTTTAAAGTACAGTCATATCCCAATGTGGCTAAGTGAAACTAGCAGTGCTTATGGTGGAGGAGCACCAGGTTTATCTAACTCTTATGCTGGAAGCCCTATTTGGGTAGACAAACTTGGACTGTCTGCCAAGAATAACATCACAACTGTGATAAGACAAAGTTTTGTTGGTGGAAATTACAGTTTAGTGGATAAAGATTTAGAGCCACTGCCTGATTGGTGGGTGAGTGTTCTTTATAAGAAACTTGTAGGGAATAAAGTACTACATATAGATTGCCATTGCTCTCGATTCCAAAGAATGTACGCACATtgcactaataaaaaatatacaaatgatTCCACTGCAATTACTATCTATGCCGTAAATTTAGAAATGGCTAAAGTTAAATTTCTTCTCAATGGCACAGCACTTCATGGAGATAATTTGCAAATTGATGAATTTATTATCAGTGCCCCTTCAAACAATAGAAGAAGCAAAACTGTGCTTTTAAATGGCTGGCCGTTGTATTATGAATCATCTGTGCCTGAATTTGAACCTCAGCATCTTAAATATGGTAATCATATTTCAATGCCACCATATTCTATAGGTTTTTgggtaattaaaaatacatctaTTAAAGTATGCACATGA